The Myxocyprinus asiaticus isolate MX2 ecotype Aquarium Trade chromosome 26, UBuf_Myxa_2, whole genome shotgun sequence genome has a window encoding:
- the LOC127416832 gene encoding CD82 antigen-like: MGKGCITATKYFLFLFNLLFFIFGAVIMGFGLWVMLDNQSFITVLHESSNTLKVGVYILIGTGSLSMLMGFLGCIGAIYEIRCLLGLYFTCLLLILIAQVTAAVLIYFQRDLLKQEMSNIVNKILVNYTGHNKTSEHAWDYLQRTMGCCGWTGPSNWTENMTIKNSSQILYPCSCRNESISGTDMKETGLCQSLVPEWPVFTTGCISSMEDWLLGNHGVILGVCVGIAVIELLGMILSMCLCKSVQQEDYTKVPKY, from the exons ATTTTTGGAGCTGTAATCATGGGCTTTGGACTGTGGGTCATGCTGGATAACCAGAGTTTCATTACAGTTTTGC ATGAGTCCTCCAACACGCTGAAAGTTGGCGTCTACATCCTTATTGGAACTGGCTCACTCTCCATGCTCATGGGATTTCTTGGCTGCATTGGTGCCATTTATGAGATCCGCTGTTTACTTGGACTG TACTTCACCTGTCTCCTGCTCATCCTTATCGCCCAGGTGACGGCCGCTGTCCTAATCTACTTCCAGAGAGACCTG CTGAAACAAGAGATGTCCAATATTGTGAACAAAATTCTGGTGAACTACACTGGTCATAACAAGACATCAGAGCATGCCTGGGATTACCTCCAGAGAACG atgGGGTGCTGTGGTTGGACTGGACCATCTAACTGGACCGAGAACATGACGATAAAGAACAGCTCTCAGATTTTGTATCCATGCTCATGCAGAAATGAATCCATCAGTGGCACAGATATGAAAGAAACAGGCCTGTGTCAGAGTTTGGTGCCTGAGTGGCCTGTCTTCACTACG GGTTGTATATCTAGTATGGAGGACTGGCTCCTAGGGAACCATGGAGTTATTTTGGGAGTCTGTGTTGGAATAGCAGTGATTGAG CTTTTAGGGATGATTCTATCCATGTGCCTGTGCAAGAGTGTTCAACAGGAGGATTACACCAAAGTACCTAAATACTGA